From Streptomyces durmitorensis, a single genomic window includes:
- a CDS encoding cold-shock protein: MATGTVKWFNAEKGFGFIAQEGGGPDVFVHYSAINANGFRSLEENQAVSFDVTQGPKGPQAENVTPQ, from the coding sequence ATGGCTACCGGAACCGTGAAGTGGTTCAACGCCGAAAAGGGCTTTGGATTCATCGCCCAGGAAGGCGGAGGCCCCGACGTCTTCGTCCACTACTCCGCGATCAACGCGAACGGCTTCCGCTCCCTTGAGGAGAACCAGGCCGTGAGCTTCGACGTCACGCAGGGCCCGAAGGGTCCGCAGGCGGAGAACGTCACCCCCCAGTAG
- a CDS encoding ABC transporter ATP-binding protein, with translation MPTKNLLSVDGLSKSYPLPGGGRHQAAENVTFTVQPGGSVGIVGESGSGKTTVARMLVGLARQDTGTVTVNGRPRESRPPRKRTARLARAREIQMVFQDPYLSLDPRLTSTQCLSTALRLHGKDEKQAARLLDQVGLGTREAGARPRELSGGQRQRLAIARALAVDPQVLVLDEAVAALDVSIQAQILQLLGEIRRDTGVALVFVSHDLAVVQHITDEVLVMRRGKVVEQGPTERILAAPEAPYTTLLLASVPREGWNPQEVVSSPR, from the coding sequence ATGCCGACCAAGAACCTGCTGTCGGTGGATGGCCTCAGCAAGAGCTACCCGTTGCCGGGCGGCGGCCGCCACCAGGCGGCGGAGAACGTGACGTTCACGGTCCAACCGGGAGGATCCGTCGGCATCGTCGGCGAATCAGGCTCGGGCAAGACAACAGTCGCCCGCATGCTGGTGGGCCTGGCCCGCCAGGACACCGGCACGGTGACGGTGAACGGCCGCCCCCGGGAATCGCGTCCACCCCGAAAGCGCACCGCACGCCTGGCCAGGGCCAGGGAGATCCAGATGGTCTTCCAGGACCCCTACCTCTCCCTGGACCCCCGCCTCACCTCAACCCAGTGCCTGAGCACGGCCCTGCGCCTGCACGGCAAGGACGAGAAGCAGGCTGCAAGGCTCCTTGACCAGGTGGGCCTCGGCACCCGCGAGGCCGGCGCCCGCCCCCGCGAACTCTCCGGCGGCCAGCGCCAGCGCCTGGCCATCGCGCGGGCACTGGCGGTGGACCCGCAGGTCCTCGTCCTGGACGAGGCGGTGGCGGCACTGGACGTGTCGATCCAGGCCCAGATCCTCCAACTGCTCGGCGAGATCCGCCGGGACACCGGGGTGGCCCTGGTCTTCGTCAGCCATGACCTGGCCGTCGTCCAGCACATCACCGACGAGGTCCTGGTGATGCGCCGGGGAAAGGTGGTGGAACAGGGCCCGACGGAACGGATCCTGGCGGCACCGGAGGCCCCGTACACAACCCTGCTCCTGGCCTCGGTACCGAGAGAGGGCTGGAACCCCCAGGAAGTGGTGAGCAGCCCCCGATAG
- a CDS encoding ABC transporter ATP-binding protein — MLLEIEDLTLRIPGAARPLLDSVSLTVRPGEVVGLVGESGSGKSTTAKAALGLLPAGSATSGTVRVNGTEVLTLTGEALRTHRARTVAMVHQDPRAALNPVRRIGDFLVERGATRERAVELLDSVGLSDPEHRVRQRPHELSGGMLQRVVIAGALAAEPSLLLADEATSALDVTTQAEILALLRQLRSTRDLGLLFITHDLHLAAAYCDRVYVMYAGRVVEERSAKALFDTPAHPYTRGLLSCSPTLGDTTHTLHPIPGRPPSLSDTFGGCPFVSRCGEAEEGCETWTPEQFALDDGGSTACAVVGRRSAGRIPSTDTTEVSH, encoded by the coding sequence ATGCTGCTGGAGATCGAAGACCTCACCTTGCGGATACCGGGCGCGGCCCGGCCGCTGCTCGACTCGGTGTCCCTCACCGTGCGCCCCGGCGAAGTCGTGGGCCTGGTCGGCGAGTCGGGCTCGGGCAAATCGACGACGGCGAAGGCGGCACTGGGCCTGCTCCCGGCAGGGTCGGCCACCTCAGGCACCGTCCGGGTGAACGGCACCGAAGTCCTGACCCTCACCGGCGAGGCCCTGCGGACGCACCGCGCGCGGACGGTGGCCATGGTCCACCAGGACCCCCGCGCGGCCCTCAACCCGGTGCGCCGCATCGGAGACTTCCTGGTCGAGAGGGGAGCAACGCGTGAGCGCGCGGTCGAACTCCTCGACTCCGTGGGCCTCTCCGACCCCGAACACCGCGTACGCCAGCGCCCGCACGAACTCTCCGGCGGCATGCTGCAACGCGTGGTCATCGCGGGCGCGCTCGCGGCGGAACCGAGCCTGCTCCTCGCGGACGAGGCGACCAGCGCGCTTGACGTCACGACGCAGGCGGAGATCCTGGCCCTCCTGCGACAACTCCGCTCCACCCGGGACCTCGGCCTCCTCTTCATCACCCACGACCTGCACCTGGCGGCCGCGTACTGCGACCGCGTGTACGTCATGTACGCGGGCCGGGTGGTGGAGGAGCGCTCGGCGAAGGCGTTGTTCGACACCCCGGCGCACCCCTACACACGCGGCCTCCTCTCCTGCTCGCCCACCCTGGGCGACACGACCCACACCCTCCACCCGATCCCGGGCCGCCCGCCGTCCCTGTCGGACACGTTCGGGGGCTGTCCGTTCGTGTCGCGGTGCGGGGAGGCGGAGGAGGGGTGCGAGACGTGGACGCCGGAGCAGTTCGCGCTGGACGACGGCGGAAGCACGGCCTGCGCAGTTGTGGGCAGGCGTTCCGCAGGGCGGATCCCGAGTACCGATACGACTGAGGTGAGCCACTGA
- a CDS encoding ABC transporter permease — MAVSSAVALAPLTVRNRRPVGVMVAGGLLALVVLAAVFAPLLAPYAPDAIDLSASLVGTSGDHLLGTDSSGQDLLSRALYGTRTSLIAPILLLAVAAVLGVTLGVLAAWRGGWVDALVSRLTDVMYAFPGLLFTVLIIAVFGAGMTTSVLALGLAFTPTIAKYVRSLALSESRKPYVDAYRVQGMGGARICVAHLVPNLGRAILGYLVVLFGEALMSLATLSYLGFGAQPPSSDWGLMVQEGQAAVVQGALLPALVPGTAIALVVVSFNVVGVWAADRLGRQ, encoded by the coding sequence ATGGCTGTCTCTTCTGCCGTGGCGCTCGCGCCCCTGACCGTACGCAACCGTCGCCCCGTCGGGGTGATGGTGGCCGGCGGCCTGCTCGCCCTCGTCGTCCTGGCGGCGGTCTTCGCACCGCTCCTCGCGCCCTACGCCCCGGACGCGATCGACCTCTCGGCCTCACTGGTGGGGACGTCGGGCGACCACCTCCTCGGCACGGACTCGTCCGGCCAGGACCTGCTGTCCCGCGCCCTGTACGGAACCCGCACGAGCCTGATCGCACCGATCCTGCTCCTCGCCGTCGCGGCCGTCCTCGGCGTCACGCTAGGGGTGCTCGCCGCCTGGCGCGGCGGCTGGGTGGACGCCCTGGTCTCCCGGCTCACGGACGTGATGTACGCCTTCCCGGGCCTGCTGTTCACCGTCCTGATCATCGCCGTCTTCGGCGCGGGAATGACGACGTCAGTACTGGCCCTCGGCCTCGCCTTCACGCCCACGATCGCCAAGTACGTCCGCTCGCTGGCCCTTTCGGAGTCCCGCAAGCCGTACGTCGACGCCTACCGGGTGCAGGGCATGGGCGGCGCACGGATCTGCGTGGCGCACCTGGTGCCGAACCTGGGCCGCGCGATCCTCGGCTACCTGGTGGTCCTCTTCGGAGAGGCGCTGATGTCGCTGGCGACGCTCTCGTACCTGGGCTTCGGCGCCCAACCCCCTTCCTCCGACTGGGGCTTGATGGTCCAGGAGGGGCAGGCCGCGGTGGTCCAGGGCGCCCTGCTCCCGGCCCTCGTCCCCGGCACGGCCATCGCCCTGGTCGTCGTGTCCTTCAACGTGGTCGGGGTCTGGGCCGCCGACCGGCTAGGGAGGCAGTGA
- a CDS encoding ABC transporter permease: MLARISRRLAGLVATLFAASFVIFAAVYAAPGDPAVFLAGGRDKLTPERLAQVRAQYHLDEPLVVQYGRWLWDCVHFDLGRSFKYSDQVADLVTARFPTTLQLVAYATVLFVVLGVGAGILAAVKRSTWIDSAVVGGTTLAASVPSFVAAIALVSLFGVRLGWFPVSGSGEGFGGTLHHLTLPALSLALGALAIISRVTRQAMADAAASDHVEAARVSGVPERDIIRRHVLRNALGPIITMCGLVMAGMLAGTVVVETAFGISGIGSLLVGAINTHDFPVAQAVLLLMVTGYIVVTTLVDVVHPLLDPRVKEARS, from the coding sequence ATGCTCGCCCGAATCTCGCGACGCCTCGCGGGCCTGGTCGCCACCCTCTTCGCCGCCTCGTTCGTCATCTTCGCCGCCGTGTACGCGGCGCCCGGTGACCCGGCGGTGTTCCTCGCGGGCGGCAGGGACAAACTGACGCCCGAACGCCTCGCCCAGGTACGCGCGCAGTACCACCTGGACGAGCCGCTGGTGGTCCAGTACGGCCGGTGGCTGTGGGACTGCGTCCACTTCGACCTGGGGCGCTCCTTCAAGTACAGCGACCAGGTGGCCGACCTGGTGACGGCCCGCTTCCCCACCACGCTCCAACTGGTCGCCTACGCGACGGTGTTGTTCGTCGTCCTGGGCGTAGGGGCCGGAATCCTGGCCGCCGTGAAGCGCTCGACGTGGATCGACTCGGCGGTGGTGGGCGGAACGACGCTCGCGGCCTCGGTGCCTTCGTTCGTGGCGGCCATCGCGCTCGTCTCGCTCTTCGGGGTGCGGCTCGGCTGGTTCCCGGTCTCCGGATCGGGGGAGGGCTTCGGCGGAACGCTGCACCATCTGACCCTGCCCGCCCTGTCGTTGGCGCTCGGCGCGCTCGCCATCATCAGCCGGGTCACGCGCCAGGCGATGGCGGACGCCGCCGCGTCCGACCACGTGGAGGCGGCACGCGTGTCGGGCGTCCCGGAACGCGACATCATCCGGCGGCACGTCCTGCGCAACGCGCTCGGCCCGATCATCACGATGTGCGGACTCGTCATGGCCGGAATGCTGGCCGGCACGGTGGTCGTGGAGACGGCGTTCGGCATCAGCGGCATCGGCTCGCTCCTCGTGGGCGCGATCAATACGCATGACTTCCCGGTGGCGCAGGCGGTCCTGCTGCTCATGGTCACCGGCTACATCGTGGTGACGACGCTGGTCGACGTGGTGCATCCACTGCTCGACCCGCGAGTGAAGGAGGCACGTTCCTGA
- a CDS encoding ABC transporter substrate-binding protein: MTRTNTSRGQGRRAAVAGLAAVATLLTAAGCSGADTAATGGEPADAAKLKLTATTAAAKGTLDKANWLLEDEPDSLDLDTQGTSAGRVVLTNVCERLYQLQPDMTTKPFLAEKAQTPDDKTLVLSVRDGVTFHDGSKLTADDVLWSLKRHADPDMEQADEFGNVKSMKKTGDREITIRFKSPDALFTKALAGDAGIVWNKEQVTAAGKDFGTPGQGDACSGPYELKSWKSGDSITIEAYDGYWGKKPLTRQVVFRWASDSALVNALKTGAADGTYAESPNTASALRTSKGLDQHYGPSTASLVLIPTARGGLKDPQIRRALSLAIDRTGIARSGYGGLVQPWATPVGSGAWGYEKPEFEAAQKKLSTAAPATPTADDLAKAKELVKEAGAPTDPVVIGTDSSQGRTVVANAVRSALQRIGLKGQIKTVPTAQFEEFYSDPAARSDIDVLVGDWYISKADPMGFYDNGLSDSSNNWVGFKDATYDKLVHRALSTLDDAKRAELAIDVQKRFVDAGVWISVAQVPTALVISDKLTGPPASQAYLYYPWAAELGPKTAKDKVS; the protein is encoded by the coding sequence ATGACCAGGACCAACACGAGCAGGGGGCAGGGGCGCCGGGCGGCGGTCGCAGGTCTCGCGGCGGTGGCCACGCTCCTCACCGCGGCAGGATGCAGCGGCGCCGACACGGCCGCGACCGGCGGCGAGCCCGCCGACGCCGCCAAGCTGAAGCTGACCGCCACGACCGCCGCCGCCAAGGGCACGCTCGACAAGGCGAACTGGCTCCTGGAGGACGAGCCGGACTCGCTCGACCTCGACACCCAGGGCACCAGCGCGGGCCGCGTCGTCCTCACGAACGTCTGCGAGCGGCTCTACCAACTCCAGCCCGACATGACGACGAAGCCGTTCCTCGCCGAGAAGGCACAGACACCCGACGACAAGACCCTCGTCCTGAGCGTCCGGGACGGCGTCACCTTCCACGACGGCTCGAAGCTCACCGCCGACGACGTGCTGTGGTCCCTGAAGCGGCACGCCGACCCGGACATGGAGCAGGCCGACGAGTTCGGCAACGTCAAGTCCATGAAGAAGACGGGCGACCGCGAGATCACCATCCGCTTCAAGTCCCCCGACGCGCTCTTCACGAAGGCGCTCGCGGGCGACGCGGGCATCGTCTGGAACAAGGAGCAAGTGACCGCCGCCGGAAAGGACTTCGGCACTCCCGGTCAGGGCGACGCGTGCAGCGGACCGTACGAGCTGAAGAGCTGGAAGTCCGGCGACTCGATCACCATCGAGGCGTACGACGGCTACTGGGGCAAGAAGCCGCTGACCCGGCAGGTCGTCTTCCGCTGGGCCTCCGACAGCGCGCTGGTCAACGCCCTCAAGACGGGCGCCGCCGACGGGACGTACGCGGAGTCCCCGAACACCGCGTCCGCCCTGCGCACCAGCAAGGGCCTCGACCAGCACTACGGCCCCTCCACGGCGTCGCTCGTCCTCATCCCGACGGCCCGCGGCGGCCTGAAGGACCCGCAGATCCGACGGGCCCTGTCCCTCGCGATCGACCGCACGGGCATCGCAAGGTCGGGCTACGGCGGGCTCGTCCAGCCATGGGCCACACCGGTCGGCTCGGGCGCCTGGGGATACGAGAAGCCGGAGTTCGAGGCGGCCCAGAAGAAGCTGTCCACCGCGGCGCCCGCCACCCCCACCGCCGACGACCTGGCCAAGGCCAAGGAGCTGGTCAAGGAGGCGGGCGCGCCGACCGACCCCGTCGTGATCGGCACGGACAGCAGCCAGGGCAGGACGGTCGTGGCGAACGCGGTGCGCTCCGCGCTCCAGCGGATCGGCCTCAAGGGCCAGATCAAGACGGTGCCCACGGCCCAGTTCGAGGAGTTCTACAGCGACCCGGCCGCACGGTCCGACATCGACGTACTGGTCGGCGACTGGTACATCTCCAAGGCCGACCCCATGGGCTTCTACGACAACGGCCTCTCCGACTCGTCCAACAACTGGGTCGGCTTCAAGGACGCGACGTACGACAAGTTGGTCCACCGGGCGCTGAGCACCCTGGACGACGCGAAGCGGGCCGAGCTCGCGATCGACGTACAGAAGCGGTTCGTGGACGCGGGTGTCTGGATCTCGGTCGCGCAGGTCCCCACAGCCCTGGTCATCAGCGACAAGCTGACGGGCCCGCCCGCATCGCAGGCCTACCTCTACTACCCGTGGGCGGCCGAGCTCGGCCCCAAGACAGCGAAGGACAAGGTGAGTTGA
- a CDS encoding C45 family autoproteolytic acyltransferase/hydolase, whose product MAPRTAPAAPERSERTLPVIEISGTPVERGHQYGEAVRPQLHAALAYYEEAFGQSSGLTWSQVATRAARWTEPVRDYAPHLLEEMRGIAEGAGVDLTDILALNARGEVIYDRSFADMGATKEKEEPAEGCTSFAAYGEASGDGHVWAGQNWDWRAGVADTVVMLRVVQPPHPTLIMQVEAGQIGRQGANSAGIALNANGLGGRFDDAIGLPQTVVRRSVLDQHSITDALEVLCRTRAHIASNALLTCREGFAVDLETTPAGHGWMYPTDGLLVHGNHYQAGIPAAIAADYRPMSSDSLVRVPRAEQGLGALRSSTGADESRKLIKQAMSDHLGHPESLCTHPDPRKPEIKHWMTLVSSCVDLTSGDYHVTAGTPCDRDYQHMPWNLYDGPYGDNR is encoded by the coding sequence ATGGCACCCCGCACCGCCCCCGCCGCCCCCGAACGCTCCGAACGCACCCTCCCGGTCATCGAGATATCCGGCACCCCCGTCGAGCGCGGCCACCAGTACGGCGAAGCCGTCCGCCCCCAACTGCACGCCGCCCTCGCCTATTACGAGGAGGCGTTCGGCCAGTCGTCGGGCCTGACCTGGAGCCAGGTCGCCACCCGCGCCGCCCGCTGGACGGAGCCCGTACGCGACTACGCGCCCCACCTCCTGGAGGAGATGCGCGGCATCGCCGAGGGCGCAGGCGTCGACCTCACCGACATCCTCGCCCTCAACGCCCGCGGCGAGGTCATCTACGACCGCTCCTTCGCGGACATGGGCGCCACCAAGGAGAAGGAGGAGCCCGCCGAGGGCTGCACCTCCTTCGCCGCCTACGGAGAGGCCAGCGGGGACGGCCACGTCTGGGCCGGGCAGAACTGGGACTGGCGGGCCGGGGTCGCCGACACCGTCGTCATGCTGCGCGTCGTCCAGCCCCCGCACCCGACCCTGATCATGCAGGTCGAGGCGGGCCAGATCGGCCGCCAGGGCGCCAACTCGGCGGGCATCGCCCTCAACGCGAACGGCCTCGGCGGCCGCTTCGACGACGCGATCGGCCTCCCGCAGACCGTCGTACGCCGCAGCGTCCTGGACCAGCACTCCATCACCGACGCCCTCGAAGTGCTCTGCCGCACCCGCGCCCACATCGCGTCCAACGCCCTGCTCACCTGCCGCGAGGGCTTCGCCGTCGACCTGGAGACGACGCCCGCCGGGCACGGCTGGATGTACCCCACGGACGGCCTCCTGGTCCACGGCAACCACTACCAGGCGGGCATCCCGGCCGCGATCGCCGCCGACTACCGGCCCATGTCGTCGGACTCGCTCGTCCGCGTCCCCCGCGCCGAACAGGGCCTGGGAGCCCTGCGCTCCTCCACCGGCGCCGACGAGTCCCGCAAGCTGATCAAGCAGGCCATGTCCGACCACCTCGGCCACCCCGAGTCGCTCTGCACCCACCCCGACCCGCGCAAGCCCGAGATCAAGCACTGGATGACGCTCGTCTCCTCCTGCGTGGACCTGACCAGCGGCGACTACCACGTCACCGCCGGCACCCCCTGCGACCGCGACTACCAGCACATGCCCTGGAACCTCTACGACGGCCCGTACGGAGACAACAGATGA
- a CDS encoding MurR/RpiR family transcriptional regulator: MEISEDGTGAGSSGGTGAGPSGGAGLARLRAAVRDQWETLSTSERAVAQYLVSAPVEALLFASAQELGSASGTSNATVVRALQRLGYAGLPALKRELTSDFTSAVPPEVRLRQRIAHVGRDLDDIWGEVFDEAQERIEHARRLTPGEALRDAVGFLAQATEIHCYGIAASELAARHLALALGRIGRRARYFGDTGFTLADRLLAVRQGDAVVIFQPGRALTELTVLIERARAVGARVVLVTDELAELYGPRVDAVLTAPHTPTGITTEALTALVVADALLLALATLDEGLAVETSHQLTALREQLLSPKPRKG; the protein is encoded by the coding sequence ATGGAAATTTCAGAGGATGGTACGGGGGCCGGGTCCTCCGGCGGCACGGGGGCCGGGCCCTCCGGCGGGGCCGGACTCGCACGGCTGCGGGCCGCGGTGCGCGACCAGTGGGAGACGCTCTCGACGTCCGAGCGGGCCGTCGCCCAGTACCTGGTCAGCGCCCCCGTCGAGGCCCTGCTCTTCGCCAGCGCCCAGGAGCTGGGCTCGGCGAGCGGCACCAGCAACGCGACGGTCGTCCGCGCGCTCCAGCGCCTGGGCTACGCGGGCCTGCCCGCGCTCAAGCGGGAGCTGACGTCGGACTTCACGTCGGCGGTGCCGCCCGAGGTGCGGCTGCGGCAGCGCATCGCGCACGTGGGCCGGGACCTGGACGACATCTGGGGCGAGGTCTTCGACGAGGCGCAGGAGCGCATCGAGCACGCGCGGCGCCTGACGCCGGGCGAGGCGCTGCGGGACGCGGTGGGCTTCCTCGCGCAGGCCACGGAGATCCACTGCTACGGCATCGCGGCGTCCGAACTCGCCGCGCGGCACCTGGCGTTGGCGCTCGGCAGGATCGGCCGCCGGGCGCGCTACTTCGGGGACACCGGGTTCACCCTCGCCGACCGGCTGCTCGCCGTGCGGCAGGGCGACGCGGTGGTGATCTTCCAGCCGGGGCGCGCGCTGACCGAGCTGACGGTGCTGATAGAGCGGGCGCGGGCGGTGGGGGCGCGGGTCGTCCTGGTCACGGACGAGCTGGCGGAGCTGTACGGGCCGCGGGTCGACGCTGTCCTGACGGCGCCGCATACGCCTACCGGCATCACGACCGAGGCCTTGACCGCCCTGGTCGTGGCGGACGCGCTGCTGCTCGCCCTGGCGACGCTGGACGAGGGGCTCGCGGTGGAGACGTCCCATCAACTGACCGCGTTGCGCGAACAGTTGCTGTCGCCGAAGCCGCGCAAGGGGTGA
- a CDS encoding helix-turn-helix domain-containing protein, whose product MTPDRARGRADESAGTGAGEAPGAPTPSRLPREWVAAALRRERTKAGISLSELAKRAGIAKSTLSQLEAATGNPGIETLWALAVALGVPFSVLVDSPAPAVTVIRAGEGPTMHAEQASYAGTLLSAGPAGVRRDIYHAAVEPGSVRESDPHIPGSMEHLVVSTGRLLAGPCEETVELAAGDYMSYRGDVPHLYEALEPGTTFVLVMQHV is encoded by the coding sequence ATGACGCCGGACAGGGCGCGGGGTAGGGCGGACGAGAGCGCGGGTACGGGCGCCGGGGAGGCGCCGGGCGCCCCCACCCCCTCCCGCCTCCCTCGTGAATGGGTCGCCGCCGCCCTGCGGCGCGAGCGCACCAAGGCCGGGATCTCGCTCTCCGAGCTGGCCAAGCGGGCCGGGATCGCGAAGTCGACGCTCTCCCAGCTGGAGGCGGCCACCGGCAATCCGGGCATCGAGACGCTGTGGGCCCTCGCCGTGGCGCTCGGTGTGCCGTTCAGCGTGCTCGTGGACTCACCGGCCCCCGCCGTGACGGTGATCAGGGCGGGGGAGGGGCCGACCATGCACGCCGAACAGGCCTCGTACGCGGGGACGTTGCTCTCCGCGGGCCCCGCCGGGGTGCGGCGCGACATCTATCACGCGGCGGTGGAGCCAGGCAGCGTACGGGAGTCGGATCCCCACATCCCGGGGTCCATGGAACACCTGGTCGTCTCCACCGGGCGGCTGCTCGCCGGGCCGTGCGAGGAGACGGTGGAGCTGGCCGCCGGTGACTACATGTCGTACCGGGGAGACGTCCCGCATCTGTACGAGGCGCTGGAGCCCGGCACGACGTTCGTCCTCGTGATGCAGCACGTCTAG
- a CDS encoding AzlC family ABC transporter permease, translating into MRSSDRTDSPPKRTNDGFVRLSHLPRGVLRDIALVWLADAVVGVSFGAIAVAGGLPIWVPVLMSLLVYAGSAQFSAIGILVAGGGPVAAAATGLLLNSRTAAFSLAVADSLGRSWAARLLGAHLITDETAAFVLAQPDQKRRKAAFWISGLGLFAVWNVSVLGGALAGSALGDTARFGLDAAFPAVLLALVLPALRGDSMTRRAAAAGAVIAVAAAPVLPAGVPVLLALLGLLAARRGPRRPTPTTTPRSDS; encoded by the coding sequence ATGCGTTCGTCAGACCGAACAGACAGCCCGCCAAAGCGAACGAACGACGGTTTCGTGCGCCTCTCCCATCTGCCCCGCGGTGTCCTGCGCGACATCGCCCTCGTCTGGCTCGCCGACGCCGTCGTCGGTGTCTCCTTCGGCGCCATCGCCGTCGCAGGCGGCCTGCCCATCTGGGTGCCGGTGCTGATGTCGCTGCTCGTGTACGCGGGCTCCGCCCAGTTCAGTGCGATCGGGATCCTCGTCGCGGGCGGCGGTCCGGTGGCCGCGGCGGCGACCGGACTGCTGCTCAACTCCCGCACGGCCGCGTTCAGCCTCGCCGTCGCCGACAGCCTCGGCCGGTCCTGGGCCGCGCGGCTCCTGGGCGCGCATCTGATCACCGACGAGACGGCGGCCTTCGTCCTCGCGCAGCCCGACCAGAAGCGGCGCAAGGCCGCGTTCTGGATATCGGGGCTCGGCCTGTTCGCCGTATGGAACGTCAGCGTCCTCGGCGGCGCCCTCGCGGGGTCCGCCCTCGGCGACACCGCCCGCTTCGGACTCGACGCCGCGTTCCCCGCGGTCCTCCTCGCCCTGGTCCTTCCCGCACTGCGCGGCGACAGCATGACGCGGCGGGCCGCGGCCGCCGGTGCCGTCATCGCGGTCGCCGCCGCGCCGGTGCTGCCCGCCGGGGTGCCGGTGCTGCTCGCCCTGCTCGGCCTGCTCGCCGCCCGGCGCGGACCGCGCCGCCCCACTCCGACCACCACCCCGAGGAGCGACTCATGA
- a CDS encoding AzlD domain-containing protein: MNAYLACVLVLAAGTYAFRLAGPALHGRIELPTRAQELLTVGATVLLVALLATGALTEGHGFAGWARPIGVLAGGVLAWRKAPFAVVVVGAAATTALLRLAGVA; the protein is encoded by the coding sequence ATGAACGCCTACCTCGCCTGCGTCCTCGTCCTCGCCGCAGGAACCTACGCCTTCCGCCTCGCAGGCCCCGCGCTGCACGGACGCATCGAACTGCCCACCCGGGCCCAGGAACTCCTGACCGTCGGAGCCACCGTCCTGCTCGTCGCGCTGCTCGCCACCGGTGCGCTCACCGAGGGGCACGGGTTCGCCGGGTGGGCGCGGCCCATCGGTGTCCTGGCCGGCGGGGTGCTCGCCTGGCGGAAGGCTCCCTTCGCCGTGGTCGTGGTCGGCGCGGCGGCGACTACGGCCTTGTTGCGGCTTGCGGGTGTGGCGTAG